The Natronogracilivirga saccharolytica region GCGCAAGTCCTTTGATGGATTGTGCGGGCTGGTCCGCAATGAGCTGGGCCGCCGGCCGGCCAGCGGGGAAGTATTTGTCTTTTTGAACCATCGCCGCATGCTTACTTTTACACTGAATTTGAGACTTGACCCTGGCGTTGCCGGCAGCTACCCTGAATGGATATCTTATATGGAAATGATTTAATAAGGCATCTCAAATGTTGTTCCACCAATGAATGTTAATGGGAGTTATGAAGCTATATATAAAATATATGGTCAGCCTGCGTTGCAAGATGCTGGTACAGGAAGAGTTGAAGAAGCTTGGTCTGAACCGGGTCGCGGTGGATCTCGGGGTGGTGGAAATTTTCGGGGATATCACGGATGAGCAACGGGAGAAATTCAGAAATAATTTGAAAAAAGCGGGACTGGAACTGCTTGACGATAAAAAGCAGATTCTGGTA contains the following coding sequences:
- the tnpB gene encoding IS66 family insertion sequence element accessory protein TnpB, with the protein product MFTLGNTLTYQLYRSVCDMRKSFDGLCGLVRNELGRRPASGEVFVFLNHRRMLTFTLNLRLDPGVAGSYPEWISYMEMI